From a single Streptomyces misionensis genomic region:
- a CDS encoding VC0807 family protein produces MTKDTGAKGRGGQQKRNPSVLDNFRPLIVDVAVPLGAYYLLKDAFGASTFAALAWSSVVPAARTLWSLVRERRTNALAGLILAVNVVSLLAGYLSGDPRLMLAKDGAVSSTIGIGILISVRLGRPMMSTAVRPFLVKGDPAKEAAWQRLVTGASARSAAFRKHERTFSAVWGLALLTECVARVVGAYTVPVDTMVWLGTVFLVAAMVIAFVVSGARAAEPMEKLLAAETAESLNTPEAEGDSPLAISTHR; encoded by the coding sequence ATGACGAAGGACACGGGGGCCAAGGGCCGAGGCGGGCAGCAGAAGCGGAACCCGAGCGTGCTGGACAACTTCCGGCCGCTGATCGTGGACGTGGCGGTGCCCCTCGGGGCCTACTACCTCCTCAAGGACGCCTTCGGCGCGAGCACCTTCGCGGCGCTCGCCTGGAGCAGCGTGGTGCCGGCGGCGCGGACCCTGTGGAGCCTGGTGCGCGAGCGCCGCACCAACGCGCTGGCCGGGCTCATCCTGGCCGTCAACGTCGTCTCCCTGCTGGCCGGTTACCTCTCCGGCGACCCACGGCTGATGCTCGCCAAGGACGGCGCGGTCAGCAGCACCATCGGCATCGGGATCCTGATCTCCGTCCGGCTCGGGCGGCCGATGATGAGCACCGCCGTGCGGCCCTTCCTGGTGAAGGGGGACCCGGCGAAGGAGGCCGCCTGGCAGCGGCTCGTCACCGGGGCCTCGGCCCGCTCGGCGGCCTTCCGGAAGCACGAGAGGACCTTCTCCGCCGTCTGGGGCCTGGCGCTGCTCACGGAGTGCGTGGCGCGGGTCGTGGGCGCGTACACCGTGCCCGTGGACACGATGGTCTGGCTCGGCACCGTCTTCCTGGTCGCCGCGATGGTGATCGCCTTCGTGGTCAGCGGGGCGCGGGCCGCCGAGCCGATGGAGAAGCTGCTGGCCGCCGAGACGGCCGAGTCCCTGAACACCCCTGAAGCTGAAGGAGATTCACCTTTGGCGATATCTACCCACAGGTAG
- a CDS encoding MFS transporter, with translation MTDVLRRGRASLAFGFFAQGAAFALLVTRIPAIQARYGISDALLPVFLAAVPILAGAGSVATEQLVKRVRPSRLLRWSQPVVLLALLGTGAGGRGQLAAVAVALGVFGLAVGVLDASMNMLGVSLQRAYGRSIMLSFHAAYSLGGIVGASLAWAGAHWQLALWVSYLPVVAVLLPATLVGSRGYVDGDPAPVAQGSGGGGVVFRLLLPLCLVMTFAYIGDSTVSNWSAKYLKDVLGSSEQLATVPYNVYMVTTLAGRTLGDFGVRRFGAVAVVRLGALVAAGGFAVVASAPGAWAGMLGFTLLGLGLCVLVPQTFAAAGRLFPGASDAAVARLNIFNYVGFLVGSPLVGAVGDAWSYRGAMLLPMVLVLVTLVYARSFATQQDRYGGGHERPRTADVGRGSNGL, from the coding sequence ATGACTGATGTGCTGCGGCGCGGCAGGGCCTCGCTGGCGTTCGGCTTCTTCGCCCAGGGCGCCGCGTTCGCCCTGCTGGTGACGCGGATCCCCGCCATCCAGGCCCGGTACGGCATCTCCGACGCGCTGCTGCCGGTCTTCCTGGCCGCGGTGCCGATCCTGGCCGGGGCCGGCAGCGTCGCCACCGAGCAGCTGGTGAAGCGGGTCCGGCCCAGCCGGCTGCTGCGCTGGTCCCAGCCGGTGGTGCTGCTGGCCCTGCTGGGCACCGGAGCGGGCGGCCGGGGACAGCTGGCCGCGGTGGCGGTGGCGCTGGGGGTGTTCGGGCTGGCCGTGGGCGTGCTGGACGCCTCCATGAACATGCTCGGGGTCAGTCTGCAACGGGCGTACGGGCGCAGCATCATGCTCAGCTTCCACGCGGCCTACAGCCTGGGCGGAATCGTCGGGGCGTCGCTGGCCTGGGCCGGGGCGCACTGGCAGCTGGCGCTGTGGGTGTCGTATCTGCCGGTGGTCGCGGTGCTGCTACCCGCGACCCTGGTGGGCAGCCGGGGTTACGTCGACGGGGACCCGGCTCCGGTGGCGCAGGGGAGCGGCGGCGGGGGAGTGGTCTTCCGGCTGCTGCTGCCGCTGTGCCTGGTGATGACCTTCGCCTACATCGGGGACTCGACGGTCTCCAACTGGAGCGCGAAGTACCTGAAGGACGTGCTGGGCAGCTCGGAGCAGCTGGCGACCGTGCCGTACAACGTGTACATGGTGACCACGCTGGCCGGGCGGACGCTGGGGGACTTCGGGGTGCGGCGGTTCGGGGCCGTGGCCGTCGTACGGCTCGGGGCACTGGTGGCGGCCGGCGGGTTCGCGGTGGTGGCGTCGGCGCCCGGGGCATGGGCGGGGATGCTCGGGTTCACGCTGCTGGGCCTGGGGCTGTGCGTGCTGGTGCCGCAGACCTTCGCGGCGGCGGGACGGCTGTTCCCCGGGGCGTCGGACGCGGCCGTGGCGCGGCTGAACATCTTCAATTACGTGGGTTTCCTGGTCGGTTCGCCGTTGGTGGGGGCGGTGGGCGACGCCTGGAGCTATCGGGGGGCGATGCTGCTGCCGATGGTGTTGGTGCTGGTGACGCTCGTGTACGCCAGGTCGTTCGCGACTCAACAGGACCGATACGGTGGCGGGCATGAGCGGCCGCGCACAGCTGATGTGGGACGAGGCAGTAACGGGCTATGA
- a CDS encoding acetoin utilization protein AcuC yields the protein MSGRAQLMWDEAVTGYDFGPGHPMDPVRLALTRRLVGALGLDRELEIVAAKPAGESTLRLVHREDYIDAVKAASADPAGADGSYGLGTLDDPAFAGMHEVSALIAGQSVAAAEAVWRGDAPHAVNFTGGLHHAMPGGASGFCVYNDAALAIARLLELGAERVAYVDVDVHHGDGVQAAFWEDPRVLTISVHEHPRTLFPQSGWPQETGAGAGEGAAVNLPLPAGTGDAGWVRAFHAVVPELLAEFRPQVLVSQHGADTHFEDPLAHLAVSLDAQRAVQTACHELAHEYADGKWIALGGGGYAVVDVVPRSWTHLVGIAAGKPVAPETVIPEGWRQEVYARTRELAPMRMTDGRWPVSWSSWEDGYDPADRLDQAILATRRSAFPLRGLLP from the coding sequence ATGAGCGGCCGCGCACAGCTGATGTGGGACGAGGCAGTAACGGGCTATGACTTCGGCCCGGGTCATCCGATGGACCCGGTCCGGCTGGCACTGACCCGGAGACTGGTCGGTGCCCTGGGGCTCGACCGGGAGCTGGAGATCGTCGCGGCCAAGCCGGCCGGGGAGTCGACGCTGCGGCTGGTCCACCGGGAGGACTACATCGACGCGGTGAAGGCCGCGTCGGCCGATCCGGCCGGGGCGGACGGTTCGTACGGGCTCGGGACGCTGGACGACCCCGCGTTCGCCGGGATGCACGAGGTGTCCGCGCTGATCGCCGGGCAGTCGGTGGCGGCGGCCGAGGCGGTGTGGCGGGGGGACGCGCCGCACGCGGTGAACTTCACGGGCGGGCTGCACCACGCGATGCCGGGCGGCGCGTCCGGGTTCTGCGTGTACAACGACGCGGCCCTCGCGATCGCGCGGCTGCTGGAACTGGGGGCCGAACGGGTCGCCTACGTGGACGTGGACGTGCACCACGGGGACGGGGTGCAGGCCGCGTTCTGGGAGGACCCCCGGGTGCTGACGATCTCCGTGCACGAACACCCGCGGACCCTGTTCCCGCAGTCCGGATGGCCGCAGGAGACGGGCGCGGGCGCCGGGGAGGGGGCGGCGGTGAACCTGCCGCTGCCGGCCGGCACGGGCGACGCGGGGTGGGTACGGGCGTTCCACGCGGTGGTGCCGGAGCTGCTCGCGGAGTTCCGGCCGCAGGTGCTGGTCTCGCAGCACGGTGCCGACACGCACTTCGAGGACCCGCTGGCGCACCTCGCCGTCTCCCTGGACGCGCAGCGGGCCGTGCAGACGGCCTGCCACGAGCTGGCGCACGAGTACGCCGACGGGAAGTGGATCGCGCTCGGGGGCGGCGGGTACGCCGTGGTGGACGTCGTGCCCCGGTCCTGGACGCACCTCGTGGGCATCGCCGCGGGGAAGCCGGTGGCGCCGGAGACGGTGATCCCCGAGGGCTGGCGCCAGGAGGTGTACGCCCGGACGCGCGAGCTGGCCCCGATGCGGATGACGGACGGCCGCTGGCCGGTGTCCTGGTCGTCCTGGGAGGACGGCTACGACCCGGCGGACCGGCTGGACCAGGCGATCCTGGCGACACGCCGGTCGGCGTTCCCCCTGCGCGGCCTGCTGCCGTAA
- a CDS encoding phosphatase translates to MAPVLRYLPAAGLAGVVGTSRERSLRSYRLFAARDPRVLIGIDPQGSWGEPELLALMAERCGVSADPRHTSGPDVIDPRRTLAALDAFAGRLAAVAQRGAPVLLGTGHPRPLLGFYAALADALSAAGCEVLTPAQGRCVDILTRFGLRTHRIDYVRRVALVRETEVGRPGCEPGAHCHSPLPVRAALEAATAGPGPLPELVVGDHGWVCGAGQLGFEAIGLADTDDPAPFVGQAEGAVSVVVPLDDGARSSHYRPLTRYVLKRACLSQ, encoded by the coding sequence ATCGCACCCGTGTTGAGGTATCTGCCGGCCGCCGGGCTGGCCGGGGTCGTGGGCACCTCCCGGGAGCGCAGCCTGAGGAGCTACCGGTTGTTCGCGGCCCGGGACCCCCGCGTGCTGATCGGAATCGATCCGCAAGGGAGTTGGGGAGAGCCGGAACTGCTCGCGTTGATGGCCGAGAGGTGTGGGGTTTCGGCCGATCCCCGGCATACTTCAGGACCGGATGTGATCGACCCCCGGCGGACCCTCGCCGCGCTGGACGCCTTCGCGGGGCGGCTGGCCGCGGTGGCACAGCGTGGCGCGCCCGTGCTCCTCGGCACCGGCCACCCCCGCCCGCTGCTCGGTTTCTACGCCGCACTCGCGGACGCCCTCTCGGCGGCGGGATGTGAGGTCCTCACCCCCGCGCAGGGTCGCTGTGTCGACATATTGACCCGGTTCGGCCTACGCACGCACCGCATCGACTACGTACGACGCGTCGCGTTGGTGCGGGAAACCGAGGTCGGGCGCCCCGGTTGTGAGCCTGGCGCGCACTGCCATTCACCCCTGCCCGTCCGGGCCGCCCTGGAGGCCGCCACGGCCGGCCCCGGCCCCCTGCCCGAGCTGGTCGTCGGCGACCACGGCTGGGTCTGCGGCGCAGGTCAGCTGGGGTTCGAGGCGATCGGTCTGGCCGACACCGACGACCCCGCACCGTTCGTCGGCCAGGCGGAGGGCGCCGTCTCCGTCGTCGTACCCCTGGACGACGGAGCGCGGTCTAGTCACTACCGGCCGCTCACCCGCTACGTACTCAAACGCGCGTGTCTGTCACAGTAG
- a CDS encoding helix-turn-helix domain-containing protein, with translation MAAAGERPLNEVQFLTVAEVATVMRVSKMTVYRLVHSGHLPAIRVGRSFRVPEQAVHEYLRDSYVGVETG, from the coding sequence ATGGCTGCAGCTGGCGAGAGGCCTCTGAACGAGGTTCAGTTCCTTACCGTGGCGGAGGTCGCCACGGTGATGCGAGTGTCGAAGATGACCGTGTACCGCCTGGTGCACAGCGGTCATCTGCCCGCGATCCGGGTGGGGCGGTCCTTCCGCGTCCCCGAACAAGCGGTCCACGAGTACCTCCGCGACAGCTATGTGGGGGTGGAGACGGGCTGA
- a CDS encoding 30S ribosomal protein bS22, which translates to MGSVIKKRRKRMAKKKHRKLLKRTRVQRRNKK; encoded by the coding sequence GTGGGCTCTGTTATCAAGAAGCGGCGCAAGCGGATGGCCAAGAAGAAGCACCGCAAGCTGCTCAAGCGCACGCGCGTTCAGCGTCGCAACAAGAAGTAG
- a CDS encoding NAD-dependent epimerase/dehydratase family protein, with the protein MGKVVLVTGAARQLGGRFVRRIQRDPEVERVIAVDAVPPAHQLGGADFIQTDIRKPAIARVLAETAADTVVHLDVTGTALGGGNRATVKETNVIGTMQLLGACQKSPAVQRLVVKSSTNVYGSAPRDPAVFTETTPAKSLPSGGFAKDTVEVEGYVRGFARRRPDVAVCVLRFANILGPAADTPLASYFALPVLPTVFGYDPRLQFVHEDDVVEVLRLAAHEPRRGTLNSGTFNIAGDGVLLLSQCSRRLGRPTVPLLLPAVTWAGSLVRTLGMTDFSPEQFRLLTHGRVVDTVQMRETLGFTPRYTTAEAFADFARGQGAGLLPPETVAGAVDRIAAALPGGGRPTAHSGD; encoded by the coding sequence TTGGGCAAGGTCGTGCTCGTCACCGGGGCGGCCCGGCAGCTGGGCGGCCGGTTCGTGCGGCGGATCCAGCGGGACCCGGAGGTCGAGCGTGTCATCGCGGTGGACGCGGTGCCGCCCGCGCACCAGCTGGGCGGGGCCGACTTCATCCAGACCGACATCCGCAAGCCGGCCATAGCCAGGGTGCTGGCCGAGACGGCCGCCGACACCGTCGTCCACCTCGATGTGACGGGCACCGCGCTCGGCGGCGGCAACCGGGCCACGGTCAAGGAGACCAACGTCATCGGCACCATGCAGCTGCTCGGTGCCTGCCAGAAGTCGCCGGCCGTCCAGCGGCTGGTGGTCAAGTCCAGCACCAATGTGTACGGCTCCGCTCCGCGCGATCCCGCCGTGTTCACCGAGACCACCCCGGCCAAGTCGCTGCCCAGCGGCGGCTTCGCGAAGGACACCGTCGAGGTCGAGGGGTACGTGCGGGGGTTCGCCCGGCGCCGGCCCGACGTGGCCGTGTGCGTGCTGCGGTTCGCCAACATCCTCGGGCCGGCCGCCGACACCCCGCTCGCCTCGTACTTCGCGCTGCCGGTGCTGCCGACCGTGTTCGGCTACGACCCGCGGCTCCAGTTCGTGCACGAGGACGACGTGGTGGAGGTGCTGCGGCTCGCCGCGCACGAGCCGCGCCGGGGCACCCTCAACAGCGGCACCTTCAACATCGCCGGGGACGGGGTGCTGCTGCTGTCCCAGTGTTCGCGCAGGCTCGGGCGGCCCACCGTGCCGCTGCTGCTGCCCGCGGTGACCTGGGCCGGCTCACTGGTCCGTACGCTGGGTATGACGGACTTCTCACCGGAGCAGTTCCGGCTGCTGACCCACGGGCGGGTCGTGGACACCGTGCAGATGCGCGAGACCCTGGGGTTCACGCCCCGGTACACGACGGCGGAGGCGTTCGCGGACTTCGCCCGGGGCCAGGGCGCCGGGCTGCTGCCGCCGGAGACCGTCGCGGGAGCGGTCGACCGGATCGCCGCGGCCCTGCCGGGCGGCGGCCGGCCCACGGCCCATAGCGGCGACTAG
- a CDS encoding lysophospholipid acyltransferase family protein, with protein MADAKVIPFDDDRSRGSGAGGAQRPGRRRGASGRRAGSGGGAGELGEVQRLPGRGPERAEEPVERPGPGASGGLEQRVAAGLAFLRRRLTGEYEVDDFGYDAELTDQVLMSLLRPVYEKYFRVDVKGIENIPDKGGALIVANHSGTLPLDGLMMQVAVHDRHPAGRHLRLLAADLVFVLPVVNELARKLGHTLACAEDAERLLEQGELVGVMPEGFKGIGKPFGERYKLQRFGRGGFVSTALRQGVPIIPCSIVGAEEIYPMIGNAKTLARLLGFPYFPLTPTFPWLGPLGAVPLPTKWTIQFGEPIPTDGYPPEAAEDPMLMFNLTDQVREQIQHTLYKLLVQRRSVFF; from the coding sequence ATGGCGGACGCCAAGGTCATTCCCTTCGACGACGACCGGTCCCGGGGCTCCGGGGCCGGTGGTGCCCAGCGGCCGGGACGGCGGCGGGGCGCGAGCGGGCGCCGAGCCGGGTCCGGCGGCGGCGCGGGGGAGCTGGGTGAGGTGCAGCGGCTGCCGGGGCGGGGGCCGGAGCGGGCGGAGGAGCCGGTGGAGCGGCCCGGGCCCGGTGCGTCCGGCGGGCTGGAGCAGCGGGTGGCGGCCGGGCTGGCGTTCCTGCGGCGCCGGCTGACCGGGGAGTACGAGGTCGACGACTTCGGGTACGACGCGGAGCTGACCGACCAGGTCCTGATGTCGCTGCTGCGGCCGGTGTACGAGAAATACTTCCGGGTCGACGTGAAGGGCATCGAGAACATCCCGGACAAGGGCGGGGCGCTGATCGTCGCCAACCACTCCGGGACGCTGCCGCTGGACGGGCTGATGATGCAGGTCGCGGTGCACGACCGGCATCCGGCCGGCCGGCATCTGCGGCTGCTCGCGGCGGACCTGGTGTTCGTGCTGCCGGTGGTCAACGAGCTGGCCCGCAAGCTCGGGCACACCCTGGCGTGCGCGGAGGACGCGGAACGGCTGCTGGAGCAGGGCGAGCTGGTGGGGGTGATGCCGGAGGGGTTCAAGGGCATCGGGAAGCCCTTCGGCGAGCGGTACAAGCTCCAGCGGTTCGGGCGGGGCGGGTTCGTGTCGACGGCGCTGCGGCAGGGGGTGCCGATCATCCCGTGCTCGATCGTCGGTGCGGAGGAGATCTATCCGATGATCGGCAACGCGAAGACGCTGGCGCGGCTGCTGGGTTTCCCGTACTTCCCGCTGACGCCGACGTTTCCCTGGCTCGGGCCGCTGGGCGCGGTGCCGCTGCCGACGAAGTGGACGATCCAGTTCGGCGAGCCGATCCCGACGGACGGCTACCCGCCGGAGGCCGCCGAGGACCCGATGCTGATGTTCAACCTCACGGACCAGGTCCGGGAGCAGATCCAGCACACGCTGTACAAGCTGCTGGTGCAGCGCAGGTCGGTCTTCTTCTGA
- a CDS encoding DUF5667 domain-containing protein, whose product MIANVSAHRRANAFAQALEEQSDRDTAAEQSAAPAGPPPAPEDPTEQGRLLALAEGLGALPKPQLDPEVKVVQRAQLVAAMEAMFQEGAGAADVSVPGQRRAKGAHRASPLGKLRPRSRLTKGLAAGGLSVGVAAGAFGGVAAASSDALPGDSLYGLKRGIEDFKLNYLSDGQDQRGQTYLDQASTRLGEARRLMERGRGGHLDHESIGEIRRTLSGMQRDVTEGHRLLHAAYEADPDSLGPIQALSTFSRSHREAWSALSDKLPVQLGDVKEQVSSVFDAIDQEVAPLQSLLPQQPTQGGDGKHRGSGSASTGSTGRHRSASPSDTPSAGHSTPGGPSGTATDSTGDGLLGGSTGGLLDPPRSGGDSSTPSTTKPPATAPDVTLPPLLPGLLPGLGIDNDEAN is encoded by the coding sequence GTGATCGCGAACGTATCGGCGCACCGGCGGGCGAACGCCTTCGCCCAGGCCCTGGAGGAGCAGTCCGACCGGGACACGGCGGCCGAGCAGTCCGCAGCACCGGCGGGTCCCCCGCCGGCCCCCGAGGACCCGACCGAGCAGGGCCGGCTGCTGGCCCTCGCGGAAGGCCTCGGCGCGCTGCCCAAGCCGCAGCTCGACCCCGAGGTCAAGGTCGTCCAACGCGCCCAGCTGGTGGCCGCGATGGAGGCCATGTTCCAGGAGGGGGCCGGGGCGGCGGACGTGTCCGTGCCGGGTCAGCGCCGGGCAAAGGGCGCGCATCGGGCGAGCCCGCTGGGCAAACTCCGGCCGCGGTCCAGGCTGACCAAGGGCCTCGCGGCCGGCGGGCTCAGCGTGGGCGTGGCCGCCGGGGCCTTCGGCGGGGTCGCCGCCGCGAGCTCCGACGCCCTGCCCGGCGACTCGCTGTACGGACTGAAACGCGGCATCGAGGACTTCAAGCTCAACTACCTGAGCGACGGCCAGGACCAGCGCGGCCAGACCTACCTCGACCAGGCCTCCACCCGGCTCGGCGAGGCCCGCCGGCTGATGGAGCGCGGCCGCGGCGGACACCTCGACCACGAGTCCATCGGCGAGATCCGCCGCACCCTGTCGGGGATGCAGCGCGACGTCACCGAGGGCCACCGGCTGCTGCACGCGGCCTATGAGGCCGACCCGGACTCGCTGGGCCCGATCCAGGCGCTGTCCACGTTCTCCCGGTCCCACCGCGAGGCCTGGAGCGCGCTCAGCGACAAGCTGCCGGTGCAGCTCGGGGACGTCAAAGAGCAGGTGTCGTCGGTCTTCGACGCCATAGACCAGGAGGTCGCCCCGCTCCAGTCCCTGCTGCCGCAGCAGCCCACCCAGGGCGGCGACGGCAAGCACCGGGGCTCGGGCTCGGCATCCACCGGCTCCACCGGCCGCCACCGGTCGGCGTCGCCCAGCGACACCCCCTCCGCCGGCCACTCCACCCCCGGCGGCCCCAGCGGCACGGCCACCGACAGCACCGGCGACGGCCTGCTGGGCGGCAGCACGGGCGGCCTGCTCGACCCGCCCAGGTCGGGCGGCGACAGCAGCACCCCGTCCACCACCAAGCCCCCGGCCACCGCCCCCGACGTCACCCTGCCCCCGCTCCTCCCGGGCCTGCTCCCGGGGCTGGGGATCGACAACGACGAGGCGAACTAG
- a CDS encoding ECF subfamily RNA polymerase sigma factor, BldN family, with protein sequence MYPHVGVDASGLATLRATVATVKETLRGLVPTAHAVPAFATAAPTGPCYALADGGAAVGRRGRSAGAGSAATARRPAADSDSARMMDLVERAQAGEAEAFGRLYDQYSDTVYRYIYYRVGGRATAEDLTSETFLRALRRIGTFTWQGRDFGAWLVTIARNLVADHFKSSRFRLEVTTGEMLDANEVERSPEDSVLESLSNAALLDAVRRLNPQQQECVTLRFLQGLSVAETARVMGKNEGAIKTLQYRAVRTLARLLPDDAR encoded by the coding sequence GTGTACCCACACGTCGGGGTTGACGCCTCGGGCCTGGCTACGCTGCGCGCAACTGTCGCAACGGTCAAAGAGACGCTGCGCGGCCTCGTCCCCACCGCGCACGCCGTCCCCGCCTTCGCCACCGCCGCGCCCACGGGCCCGTGCTACGCACTGGCCGACGGCGGCGCCGCCGTCGGCAGACGAGGGCGGTCCGCCGGTGCCGGTTCCGCCGCCACCGCCCGCCGTCCGGCCGCCGACAGCGACAGCGCCCGGATGATGGACCTGGTCGAGCGCGCCCAGGCGGGGGAGGCCGAGGCCTTCGGCCGGCTGTACGACCAGTACAGCGACACGGTCTACCGGTACATCTACTACCGCGTCGGCGGCCGGGCGACCGCCGAGGACCTGACGAGCGAGACCTTTCTGCGCGCCCTGCGCCGGATCGGCACCTTCACCTGGCAGGGCCGCGACTTCGGCGCCTGGCTGGTGACGATCGCCCGCAACCTCGTCGCCGACCACTTCAAGTCCAGCCGCTTCCGGCTGGAGGTCACCACCGGCGAGATGCTCGACGCCAACGAGGTCGAGCGCTCCCCGGAGGACTCCGTCCTGGAGTCCCTGTCGAACGCCGCGCTCCTGGACGCCGTGCGGCGGCTCAACCCGCAGCAGCAGGAGTGCGTGACGCTCCGCTTCCTCCAGGGGCTGTCGGTCGCCGAGACCGCCCGGGTCATGGGCAAGAACGAGGGCGCCATCAAGACCCTCCAGTACCGCGCCGTCCGCACCCTCGCCCGGCTTCTGCCGGACGACGCCCGCTGA
- a CDS encoding HAD family hydrolase produces MAALGWLTPRRRSATARSVLAGEASAEAARKSSQEAEEARPQAPLAPEEPQFPVVGDDKAAAFFDLDNTVMQGAAIFHFGRGLYKRKFFETRDLARFAWQQAWFRLAGVEDPEHMQDARDSALSIVKGHRVAELQTIGEEIYDEYMADRIWPGTRALAQAHLDAGQKVWLVTAAPVEIATVIARRLGLTGALGTVAESVDGIYTGRLVGEPLHGPAKAEAVRALAMAEGLDLSRCAAYSDSHNDIPMLSLVGHPYAINPDAKLRKHAREKDWRLRDYRTGRKAAKVGIPAAAGVGAVAGGTAAAIALSRRRR; encoded by the coding sequence ATGGCCGCTCTCGGATGGCTCACTCCCCGTAGGCGCTCCGCCACGGCGCGGAGCGTGTTGGCAGGCGAGGCCTCGGCGGAGGCCGCCCGCAAGTCCTCCCAGGAGGCGGAGGAGGCCCGGCCGCAGGCGCCCCTGGCCCCGGAGGAACCGCAGTTCCCGGTGGTGGGCGACGACAAGGCCGCCGCGTTCTTCGACCTCGACAACACCGTGATGCAGGGTGCCGCGATCTTCCACTTCGGGCGGGGCCTGTACAAGCGGAAGTTCTTCGAGACCCGCGACCTGGCCCGGTTCGCCTGGCAGCAGGCCTGGTTCCGGCTGGCCGGTGTCGAGGACCCCGAGCACATGCAGGACGCCCGCGACTCGGCGCTCTCCATCGTCAAGGGCCATCGCGTCGCCGAACTCCAGACCATCGGCGAGGAGATCTACGACGAGTACATGGCCGACCGCATCTGGCCGGGCACCCGCGCCCTCGCCCAGGCCCACCTGGACGCGGGCCAGAAGGTGTGGCTCGTCACGGCGGCGCCGGTGGAGATCGCCACGGTGATCGCCCGCCGCCTCGGCCTCACCGGCGCGCTCGGCACGGTCGCGGAGTCGGTCGACGGCATCTACACCGGCCGACTGGTCGGCGAGCCGCTGCACGGCCCGGCGAAGGCGGAGGCGGTGCGCGCGCTGGCCATGGCGGAGGGGCTGGACCTCTCCCGCTGCGCCGCGTACAGCGACAGCCACAACGACATCCCGATGCTCTCCCTCGTGGGCCACCCCTACGCCATCAACCCGGACGCCAAGCTGCGCAAGCACGCCCGGGAGAAGGACTGGCGGCTGCGGGACTACCGCACCGGCCGCAAGGCGGCGAAGGTGGGCATCCCGGCCGCGGCGGGCGTCGGCGCGGTGGCCGGCGGCACGGCCGCGGCGATCGCCCTCAGCCGACGGCGTCGATAA
- a CDS encoding glutaredoxin family protein codes for MAGMSPLFRRKTEKPDPGERLVTLVRKPGCHLCDDAQAVIEKVCGELGVPWEQKDITEDRALYDRYWEQIPVVLIDGEQHTFWRVNADRLRRALTE; via the coding sequence ATGGCCGGTATGAGTCCACTCTTCCGACGCAAGACCGAGAAGCCCGATCCCGGTGAGCGGCTGGTCACTCTCGTCCGCAAGCCGGGCTGTCATCTGTGCGACGACGCGCAGGCCGTGATCGAGAAGGTCTGCGGGGAACTCGGGGTGCCCTGGGAACAGAAGGACATCACCGAGGACCGGGCGCTGTACGACCGGTACTGGGAACAGATCCCCGTCGTACTGATCGACGGCGAACAGCACACCTTCTGGCGCGTGAACGCGGACCGGCTGCGTCGGGCACTGACCGAGTAG
- a CDS encoding redox-sensing transcriptional repressor Rex, giving the protein MATGRTHRPATRSRGIPEATVARLPLYLRALTALSERSVPTVSSEELAAAAGVNSAKLRKDFSYLGSYGTRGVGYDVEYLVYQISRELGLTQDWPVVIVGIGNLGAALANYGGFASRGFRVAALIDADPALTGKPVAGIPVQHTDELEKIIKDNGVSIGVIATPAGAAQQVCDRLVAAGVTSILNFAPTVLSVPDGVDVRKVDLSIELQILAFHEQRKSGEETAAGDGALPAAVTPRDDSADQGPDGDVPAVMPA; this is encoded by the coding sequence GTGGCAACTGGCCGAACACACCGACCGGCGACCCGCAGCCGAGGGATTCCCGAGGCCACCGTCGCCAGGCTTCCGCTGTACCTCCGAGCCCTGACCGCGCTGTCCGAGCGCTCGGTACCCACGGTCTCCTCCGAGGAGCTGGCCGCGGCGGCGGGGGTCAACTCCGCGAAGCTGCGCAAGGACTTCTCTTACCTGGGCTCCTACGGAACGCGCGGTGTCGGCTACGACGTGGAGTATCTCGTCTACCAGATCTCCCGCGAACTCGGCCTCACCCAGGACTGGCCGGTTGTCATCGTCGGTATCGGCAACCTCGGCGCCGCCCTCGCCAACTACGGCGGGTTCGCCTCCCGCGGTTTCCGGGTCGCCGCGCTGATAGACGCCGACCCGGCGCTCACCGGGAAGCCGGTCGCCGGCATCCCCGTGCAGCACACCGACGAGCTCGAGAAGATCATCAAGGACAACGGGGTCTCCATCGGCGTGATCGCCACCCCGGCCGGCGCCGCCCAGCAGGTCTGCGACCGGCTCGTGGCCGCCGGTGTCACCTCCATCCTGAACTTCGCGCCGACCGTGCTGTCCGTGCCGGACGGCGTCGACGTGCGCAAGGTCGACCTGTCGATCGAGCTCCAGATCCTCGCCTTCCACGAGCAGCGCAAGTCCGGCGAGGAGACCGCCGCCGGCGACGGCGCCCTGCCCGCCGCCGTCACCCCCCGCGACGACTCCGCCGACCAGGGGCCCGACGGGGACGTACCCGCGGTGATGCCGGCATGA